The genomic region tTGTTTGGAAGATGTGAATCATGCAGGAACCACGTGGATCAAAGTGAAAGTTTGGTGTTACTATTTGAATGTACGCGTTTTTGGTCGAGAATAGCAATGATGCGTGCtgatatttgaaattttgactggAAATCTTTGTTCATGTTTGGTTCAACCTTGAGAAAACAGAGGGAAAGTAATGGAacatgaattttgaatttttgacgGTTTATTTGCTTGTGTTCTGTTTGAAAATGGAAGATTTTAGGTTGTTAAAGCTGGATCTGTTGAGATTTGGATGGAAACATGTGATTTTGTTGTTTGGAAGATATGAATTGTGCAGAAATCATGTGGATCAAAGTGAATTTTTCTTGTTACTATTTGAATGTACACGTTTTTGGTAGAGAATAGCAATGATGCGTgctaatatttgaaattttgattggaAATCGTCGCTCTAAGTTggaatatcaatttttaaagtTCACTTGTTGATGTTTGGTTCCCGAGAAAACAGAGGGCTAATGGAacatgaattttgaatttttgacgGTTTGTTTGCTTGTGATCTGTTTGAAAATGGAAGATTGTAGGTTGTTAATGCTGGATCTGTGGagatttaaatggaaaaaatgtgATTTTGTTGTTTGGAAGATATGAATTGTGCAGGCACGTGGATTAAAGTGAATTTTGGTGTTATTATTTGAATGTACATGTTATGCGTGCtgatatttgaaattttgattggaaatctgttttttaagtttgaatATTATGTGTTTGGTTCCTGAGAAAACACAGGGAAAGTAATGGaacttgaattttgaattttcaacggtttaatttttttgtttttggctaaaaatggaGGATTTTTTAGGTTGTTAATGCTGGATCTGTTGAGATTTGAGCggaaaaaatgtgatttttttgtttggaagatATGAATTGTGCAGGAATCACATGGATCAAAGTGAAATCTTGTTTTACTTTTTGAACGTGTTCGTTTTGGCAAAGAATAACAATGATGCTTGCTAATAGTTGAAATTTTGATTGGAAATCTTTGTTTTAAGTTTGAAATATCATGTGGTCATGTAGATCTGATACATTGCTTTGGAAATATGCTTATATACTTGCATATGCATACAAGaatatatttgtgtttgtgtatattagCATGtcaatttcttaatcaatttgaaatcaactaaataatttatttcttttttgtagcaaaacaaaataaatcaagttttgtttgtgtatttttttgtttaattgtaaCTTTGGCTTTATGCAgataatttattaagaaaaaggaACTTAATTCATGCTCATGGGAACAGTTGTAGAATCTGCAAACAAGGTATATATTGACTTTGTAGTTTCTGGCAATCATGGGGTCTTCTGGAATTTGGGTTTGCTTATGGTGTGCCTTGAAACAATTAGACTTTGCTAGGGTTGGGAAATGATAATTATCTTGAATGCTTGTTCTTACTGATGCATACATGCAGTTTCTTCTATGAGAGAATCTTTTCTGTTTTGGAATATTTcttgttttgacttttgatgTTATCACATGATAACTTTATTCAACTGCAGGAGGTTAATGGAAGCGTAGCTGTGAAGAACCCTacagttgtttttgttttaggtgAATGTCTGGCTTGAAATCTTTGGTTATGATGTTTCTTACAGTTAATTGTAGTCTGTATGGTTTCTGCTTGTATATTATTTCCAATAAGGTCTTTGTGAGCAAGAGAATCTCAATAATTCACAAAGTAAGTATCTGATCTGGTCAGACTGCTAGAAAAGCTAACATGCTTAAAGTAGAAGGGAATCAGAATTCAGAATTTAGTTCCTGTAAAAGATTTTGGGTTGATTCTTCTTGGCTTTCACTTTAAGTTAGcttttttgttcatttattaaaaaaaaggattgtCAGAGAAGTTGTGGAAGGtcttgttcttccttttttttttaacattttaaataatagaataatcaacctttttaaatgattaatttacttcattgaattttgaaatctagatgATATAAAAGATGCGTTGGGAAGAAAAAAAGTGTACTATCTTTGGAGATACTtgtgtattttttatatcaGCTCTGTTACCTTTTGAAACAATAAATGATTTCTGTTTAGTTTTGAAAGACTGGAGGTTATTTAGGCTTAATTTATAATTGCAAATGACCATGATGTTAAGATATGACATCATAAAATGACACCTATGTGCTTTTAAAATGGTTTGAACAACTGTTTTCTTTAGTGAAAAGGAATCATTTCAGCTATTTACCTCATCAATGAGAGAGTGATTAGTCAACTGTTGCATCAAATGTATATGGATCTAAAGCCTCTTGTTTGATCCAaagctttatttttaattgtcaTTTCCTACTGCAAGTGGATCCTAGAATAATGGTGAAGTACCAAAGCCATCCATAATGCATGGGCATGATATTGCAGTTTGTTTGGAGGATGGAGGGGAGGGATTTAATGAATcctatttggatgtttttataaggGTGAAGGGGAAGGGGGAGGAGGAGGGGTTTGAGGGGTGTTTTATCCCTCCTAACCCAGTAACCCCACTTTTTCAGTCTCCCCAAATTGGAGGAATTTCAAGGGGAGGGCTCCActtatatttaacttttttttgtcaaatttgcTCTTTGTGGCTTCAATTTATAactatttctttaaaattagcAAAAGAGGGTCATAATTGTTGATTAACATGACCATAATCTCTCTCATCTCCtccccttacttaattttaaacatccaaacaaaggGGAAGAAAATCTAGTCCCTTTCCCCGTAAATTTTTGAAACATCCAAAGAAGGTGAGGGGGTAAACATTCCCCTCCCCTGCTCTTCTCTCCTCCCCTCCCTTACCTTCTACTCTCTCTCCCCTCAAACTTCCAATTAGGTTCCTTTGAAAGAATATAAATGGGATCTTGGAATAATTTAaagtattaatattaaaatttggcTACATGCCAGTttctaaacaaaaaagtaaGCCTCAAGGTGAGGGAGGGGTTAGCTTGAGATTGATGCATCAGTAAGGAAGACTCATTTGATTCAAGTTGAGAGAACAGAGGGAGGTAAAAGAAGACTTGAAATAACACTAGTAGAAGCAGTAAAAGaagtacttatcaaaaaaaaaaaaaaactagtagaAGCAGTAAAAGAGGACATGTAAATTAAGGAGGTAACAGAGTAAGATTTAGGATAGAATGATGAGTAATACATGTGAAAAACTCCAATTAATCAGTTGAGGATTTATAGTCGACCCCATAGTTTTAGgattaaggctttgttgttgatTTGATTTCTATGAATCATACAACCTTATGCTATTGTAGAAACAGGTTTGCTGCAAGTAGCACCACTAATTCAAAGAgttctaaataaaataatgatttttggaTGGTCTATTAAGACTTTTGTATTGTGTGCATCTGTGTTGCAATGTTGTAATCTTACTACATGAAGGATCCAAGGATCTTGCTATTATATCATAATAGAGCTTGTGTTGTTTGCTTTTGTTGCAAATTATTTTCTAGTTAGCCATCCTCTTCCCATTTCTTTAAAAGTTCTTGTAGACCATTCTAAGTTGATTTCCTGATTCTTTTGATTGACCAGGTGGCCCTGGTAGTGGAAAGGGTACCCAATGTGCAAATATTGTTGAACACTTTGGTTATTCCCATCTCAGTGCTGGTGATCTTCTCCGAGCAGAAATCAAATCTGGTTCTGAAAATGGGTACGGTTTATATGAATATTTATCTAAACTATTAACGTTGTATTTGTATTGAGCAACTATTTTTAGCATGATTACCATCATGTGTAAAGAAAGTTACACCCAGCTTTGTAGAACATCAATCTGGGCATGAAGTCTTACAATGTTATATCTAAATCTTAAAAGTTGTGTGCTTTTGTGAATCATCAGTTCGAAAATGATTGATTATATTTGCATTGCTAATTTACCCTGTTGGCCCTGGGGTTGGGAAGGGATTCCCCATCCCAAACCTGCCCATTGCCATCCCCTTTGCTATGAAATGATTGATCTGGTAACAAGTTAGTACTTGTTTTTGTCCACTGAATTTCATGGATCATAAATTTGTTCACTCAGTGCCATTTTTTCCCTGCCCATGCTTTTATTGGATTCACCATTGTGCTGCATGTGGGCATTATCATTGGAAGCATGTTTGTGCACTGCTTCAAAtgtatatttcaaaatttttatattattgtttacAATATATTCTGCTTGGTCTTCTGACACTACTTGCTATTTATTATTTCTGAAATATTCTTCTTGGTCTTCTGACTTGGATCTGGATATTGGATAATATATAATTTCGTTTTTGTTTCTCATGCTTTACAGCACCATGATTCAGAACATGATTAAAGAAGGAAAGATTGTTCCCTCGGAGGTAACCATTAAGCTTCTCCAACGAGCAATGCAGGAAAATGGAAATGACAAATTTCTTATTGATGGTTTTCCTCGCAATGAGGAAAATCGAGCAGCGTTTGAGGAAGTTGTAAGCCCTCTGCataaatctttctttttatttttattttattagttttagaAGACATTGTCCTGTTTGGAGTAGTTATCTCTGAGTAGATCagttatttgatatttatttgaaACTAAGATTTCACAATGCCTTCTGTCTAGTGTTTAATGAATGATGGTTATGCAGACAAAGATTGAGCCAGCATTTGTCCTGTTTTTTGATTGTTCTGAAGAAGAGATGGAGAGGCGTCTTTTGAGTAGGAACCAGGTTAGACAGCtgtggtctctctctctctgtgggaGTTAATATCCTTCCTCAGCTTAATTGTATCTTTCCTGAGGTTTTCCCCTTAAATCTGAATTTCCTTTGTTCTTGTTCATTTTCTATGTAATGAAGGGAAGGGAAGATGATAACATTGAAACCATTAGGAAGCGGTTTAAGGTTTTCTTGGAATCTAGTCTCCCTGTGATTGAGCACTATACCACTAGGGGGAAAGTTCGAAAGGTAATTTTTTCTTGATGTTCtaaattatgtatatataacTTTGGTTAAAATCTTCTTGAATGTTTATCCTAATACTAAAGTTGTGCTTTCATCCCCAGATTGATGCTGGAAAGTCTGTTGAAGAGGTTTTTGAGTCAGT from Castanea sativa cultivar Marrone di Chiusa Pesio chromosome 11, ASM4071231v1 harbors:
- the LOC142615662 gene encoding UMP-CMP kinase 3-like isoform X2 gives rise to the protein MLMGTVVESANKEVNGSVAVKNPTVVFVLGGPGSGKGTQCANIVEHFGYSHLSAGDLLRAEIKSGSENGTMIQNMIKEGKIVPSEVTIKLLQRAMQENGNDKFLIDGFPRNEENRAAFEEVTKIEPAFVLFFDCSEEEMERRLLSRNQGREDDNIETIRKRFKVFLESSLPVIEHYTTRGKVRKIDAGKSVEEVFESVKAVFTPKEEKAD
- the LOC142615662 gene encoding UMP-CMP kinase 3-like isoform X1 produces the protein MLMGTVVESANKLQEVNGSVAVKNPTVVFVLGGPGSGKGTQCANIVEHFGYSHLSAGDLLRAEIKSGSENGTMIQNMIKEGKIVPSEVTIKLLQRAMQENGNDKFLIDGFPRNEENRAAFEEVTKIEPAFVLFFDCSEEEMERRLLSRNQGREDDNIETIRKRFKVFLESSLPVIEHYTTRGKVRKIDAGKSVEEVFESVKAVFTPKEEKAD